One window of Candidatus Sericytochromatia bacterium genomic DNA carries:
- a CDS encoding family 10 glycosylhydrolase, whose protein sequence is MQALMLRDSLPPVSLGHLRAPLTAPPTPPGERPVGVTPARVLARSTPGVPEREFRGSWMATVKNIDWPSRPGMRTADMKAELQAMLDQAQALKLNAVIMQVRPAADALYQSRLEPWSEFLTGSQGQAPDDGFDPLAYAVEQAHLRGLELHAWFNPFRARLLNPDGSAPPTAANHITRTQPQWVRRYGAYQWLDPGEAGVQDHAMRVIRDVVKRYDLDGVHIDDYFYPYPVQGKDGKDQPFPDEPSWQQYLKSGGTLSRDDWRRDNVDRFVARLYREVREEKPHVKVGISPFGIWKPGYPPGIKGMDPTEKLYADARKWLHAGWLDYMLPQLYWPIEQAAQSFPKLLAWWSEQNLKGRHMWAGMYTSKVADGSPSAWKADQIRRQIDLSRTTPGVSGHAHYSLRPLLSGRGGLASQLKAETYPRPALVPASPWLDANGAPPAPPELRLGSQTRSGGRLVSWRAADDEAVSHWIVARREGEVWRTEILPGYRRFTSVPPNVDALSVAAVDRAGVAGPPVSVGIN, encoded by the coding sequence ATGCAGGCCCTGATGCTGCGCGACTCCCTCCCCCCCGTCTCTCTTGGCCACCTTCGGGCGCCCCTCACGGCGCCCCCGACGCCCCCTGGCGAACGCCCGGTCGGCGTGACGCCGGCGCGCGTGCTGGCGCGGTCCACCCCCGGCGTACCGGAACGCGAGTTTCGCGGCAGCTGGATGGCGACGGTCAAGAACATCGATTGGCCGAGCCGTCCCGGGATGCGCACGGCCGACATGAAGGCCGAGCTACAGGCCATGCTGGACCAGGCCCAGGCCCTGAAACTGAATGCGGTGATCATGCAGGTGCGACCGGCGGCCGATGCGCTGTATCAATCGCGCCTGGAGCCCTGGAGCGAATTCCTGACCGGCAGCCAGGGACAAGCCCCGGACGACGGTTTCGACCCTCTGGCTTATGCCGTCGAGCAGGCCCACCTGCGCGGACTGGAACTGCATGCCTGGTTCAACCCCTTCCGGGCACGCCTGCTCAATCCGGACGGCTCGGCCCCGCCCACCGCCGCCAACCACATCACGCGCACCCAGCCCCAGTGGGTCCGCCGCTACGGGGCTTACCAATGGCTCGACCCGGGTGAGGCGGGGGTGCAGGACCACGCCATGCGCGTGATCCGCGACGTGGTGAAACGCTACGACCTGGACGGCGTTCACATCGACGACTATTTCTATCCCTATCCGGTGCAGGGCAAGGACGGCAAGGACCAGCCGTTTCCGGATGAGCCGAGCTGGCAGCAATACCTCAAGAGCGGCGGCACCTTGAGTCGAGACGACTGGCGTCGCGACAACGTCGATCGCTTCGTGGCGCGCCTGTATCGCGAGGTTCGCGAGGAAAAGCCACACGTCAAGGTGGGCATCAGCCCCTTCGGCATCTGGAAACCCGGTTACCCACCGGGCATCAAGGGCATGGACCCCACCGAAAAGCTCTACGCCGATGCGCGCAAATGGCTCCACGCCGGCTGGCTCGACTACATGCTGCCCCAGCTGTACTGGCCGATCGAGCAAGCGGCCCAGAGCTTTCCCAAGCTGCTGGCCTGGTGGAGCGAGCAGAACCTGAAGGGTCGCCACATGTGGGCCGGGATGTACACCAGCAAGGTGGCGGATGGCAGTCCCAGCGCCTGGAAAGCCGACCAGATTCGACGTCAGATCGACCTGAGTCGCACCACGCCGGGGGTGAGCGGTCACGCACACTACTCCTTGCGTCCGCTGCTGTCGGGCCGTGGCGGCCTGGCGTCGCAGTTGAAAGCTGAAACCTATCCGCGCCCCGCGCTGGTGCCCGCCTCGCCCTGGCTGGACGCGAACGGCGCCCCGCCGGCGCCGCCCGAGCTGAGACTGGGCAGCCAGACCCGCAGCGGTGGACGCCTGGTGAGCTGGCGCGCGGCGGATGATGAGGCCGTCTCCCACTGGATCGTGGCGCGGCGGGAAGGCGAGGTCTGGCGAACGGAGATTCTGCCGGGCTACCGTCGCTTCACGAGCGTGCCGCCAAACGTCGACGCACTCTCCGTGGCCGCGGTGGATCGCGCCGGGGTGGCAGGCCCGCCGGTGTCGGTCGGCATCAACTGA
- a CDS encoding TrmH family RNA methyltransferase, which produces MQPQKTQRLRMNTRVVLVTPSLPENVGAVARAMGHFGLGQLVVTGELDPCDPRARTLAAGHDAILERARRSPDLDAAVAGCGLVVGTTARPQDGVARQVITPEQAACIAADHAEVSEVALVFGPEKRGLSNAELLRCDQLVSIDGEPGTCLNLAQAAAVLGHAWRQASQPGEVRLTRLALETGLPDLAPQLLDWLAQRGLVKAREREGKLHTLRRVLSRATLSADEAAMLQAWLQALKHRAPGP; this is translated from the coding sequence ATGCAGCCGCAGAAAACCCAGCGTTTGAGGATGAACACCCGCGTGGTGCTGGTGACGCCCTCACTTCCCGAAAATGTGGGTGCGGTCGCCCGGGCCATGGGCCATTTCGGCCTGGGCCAGCTGGTGGTGACCGGGGAACTGGACCCCTGCGATCCGCGCGCCCGCACCCTGGCGGCAGGCCATGACGCCATTCTGGAGCGGGCCCGGCGATCGCCGGATCTCGACGCCGCCGTGGCGGGCTGCGGGCTGGTGGTCGGCACCACGGCACGCCCCCAGGACGGCGTCGCGCGCCAGGTCATCACGCCCGAGCAGGCAGCCTGCATCGCGGCCGACCACGCCGAGGTCAGCGAGGTGGCCCTGGTCTTCGGCCCCGAGAAACGGGGCCTGAGCAACGCCGAATTGCTGCGCTGCGACCAGCTGGTCAGCATCGACGGAGAGCCCGGGACCTGCCTCAACCTGGCTCAGGCCGCGGCGGTGCTGGGCCACGCCTGGCGCCAGGCCAGCCAGCCGGGCGAGGTCCGCCTCACCCGGCTCGCCCTCGAAACCGGCCTCCCGGACCTCGCACCGCAGCTGCTGGACTGGCTCGCGCAGCGAGGCCTGGTCAAGGCCCGCGAACGAGAGGGCAAGTTGCACACCCTGCGCCGCGTGCTGTCGCGGGCGACCCTCTCGGCGGATGAGGCCGCCATGCTCCAGGCCTGGCTTCAGGCGTTGAAGCACCGAGCACCCGGGCCCTAG